The following proteins are encoded in a genomic region of Catharus ustulatus isolate bCatUst1 chromosome 4, bCatUst1.pri.v2, whole genome shotgun sequence:
- the RTCB gene encoding RNA-splicing ligase RtcB homolog gives MSRSYNDELQYLDKIDKNCWRIKKGFVPNMRVEGVFYVNDPLEKLMFEELRNACRGGGAGGFLPAMKQIGNVAALPGIVHRSIGLPDVHSGYGFAIGNMAAFDMSDPEAVVSPGGVGFDINCGVRLLRTNLDESDVQPVKEQLAQAMFDHIPVGVGSKGVIPMNAKDLEEALEMGVDWSLREGYAWAEDKEHCEEYGRMLQADPNKVSSRAKKRGLPQLGTLGAGNHYAEIQVVDEIYNEYAAKKMGIDHKGQVCVMIHSGSRGLGHQVATDALVAMEKAMKRDKIIVNDRQLACARIASAEGQDYLKGMAAAGNYAWVNRSSMTFLTRQAFAKVFNTTPDDLDMHVIYDVSHNIAKVEQHVVDGKERTLLVHRKGSTRAFPPHHPLIAVDYQLTGQPVLIGGTMGTCSYVLTGTEQGMTETFGTTCHGAGRALSRAKSRRNLDFQDVLDKLADMGIAIRVASPKLVMEEAPESYKNVTDVVNTCHEAGISKKAIKLRPIAVIKG, from the exons ATGAGCCGCAGCTACAACGATGAGCTGCAGTACCTGGACAAGATCGATAAGAACTGCTGGCGGATCAAGAAGGGCTTCGTGCCGAACATGCGT GTGGAGGGCGTTTTCTACGTGAACGACCCCCTGGAGAAGCTGATGTTCGAGGAGCTGCGCAATGCCTGCCGCGGCGGAG gtgCGGGTGGCTTCTTGCCTGCTATGAAGCAGATTGGGAATGTGGCTGCATTGCCTGGCATTGTTCAT AGATCAATAGGCCTTCCAGATGTCCATTCTGGCTATGGATTTGCTATTGGCAACATGGCTGCCTTTGATATGAGTGATCCTGAAGCAGTGGTTTCACCAG GTGGTGTCGGCTTTGACATCAACTGTGGTGTGCGCTTGCTGCGGACAAATTTGGATGAAAGTGACGTGCAGCCTGTGAAAGAACAGCTTGCCCAGGCTATGTTTGACCACATTCCTGTTGGTGTCGGCTCCAAAGGTGTCATCCCCATGAATGCCAA GGATTTGGAAGAGGCACTGGAGATGGGTGTGGACTGGTCTCTACGGGAAGGCTATGCCTGGGCAGAGGACAAGGAGCACTGTGAGGAATATGGAAGAATGCTACAGGCCGACCCCAACAAAGTCTCTTCAAGGGCAAAGAAAAGGGGTCTGCCTCAG CTGGGGACCCTGGGAGCTGGAAATCATTACGCCGAGATCCAGGTGGTGGATGAGATTTACAACGAATATGCTGCTAAGAAAATGGGCATTGACCACAAAGGGCAGGTGTGCGTGATGATCCACAGTGGAAGCAGAGGGCTGGGCCACCAGGTTGCCACAG ATGCACTGGTGGCTATGGAGAAAGCTATGAAACGGGACAAAATCATAGTGAATGATCGCCAGCTGGCGTGTGCCAGGATTgcctctgcagagggacaggattACCTGAAGGGAATGGCAGCTGCTGGCAACTATGCCTGGGTTAACCGCTCTTCCATGACTTTCCTAACACGACAG GCCTTTGCCAAAGTCTTCAACACAACCCCAGATGACCTTGACATGCACGTTATCTATGATGTGTCTCACAACATTGCCAAAGTGGAACAGCATGTGGTGGATGGAAAGGAGCGGACGCTGCTGGTGCACAGAAAGGGATCAACCAGGGCCTTCCCTCCTCATCATCCTCTTATTGCTGTTGATTATCAA CTGACCGGACAGCCTGTTCTGATCGGTGGCACAATGGGCACCTGTAGCTATGTCCTCACTGGCACAGAGCAAGGCATGACTGAGACCTTTGGAACTACTTGTCATGGAGCT GGTCGTGCACTGTCTCGAGCCAAATCTCGACGTAACTTGGACTTCCAGGACGTACTGGACAAGCTGGCTGACATGGGCATTGCCATCCGTGTTGCTTCTCCCAAACTGGTCATGGAAGAA gcACCAGAGTCTTATAAGAATGTGACTGATGTGGTTAACACCTGCCATGAAGCTGGCATCAGCAAGAAAGCCATTAAACTGAGACCTATTGCTGTTATAAAAGGCTAG
- the ASCL4 gene encoding achaete-scute homolog 4, translated as MDSTKDDDRLLKRIAFPGAVSLGSSPMHTHGVPLREPFGVPFHLDPSYWEQAYSGHTGRISYMPFPGYMGIYDYSLEPAFIRKRNERERQRVRCVNEGYARLREHLPKEFADRRLSKVETLRAAISYIKHLQSLLDCRPLGSASKETLSAKERPGAPSPASPRECNSDGESKTSAASSPYSEFEETGS; from the coding sequence gctgtgtccctgggcagcagccccATGCACACCCACGGGGTACCCCTGAGAGAGCCCTTTGGGGTTCCCTTCCACCTGGACCCGTCTTACTGGGAGCAAGCCTACAGTGGGCACACAGGTCGCATCTCCTACATGCCATTTCCTGGCTACATGGGCATCTATGACTATTCCTTGGAGCCGGCCTTCATTCGGAAGAGGAACGAGCGGGAGAGGCAGCGGGTGCGCTGCGTGAACGAGGGCTACGCGCGCCTGCGGGAGCACCTGCCCAAGGAATTCGCCGACAGGCGCCTCAGCAAAGTGGAGACCCTGAGAGCTGCCATAAGCTACATCAAACACCTGCAGAGCTTGCTGGACTGCCGTCCCTTAGGCTCTGCCAGCAAGGAAACGCTGTCTGCCAAGGAGCGCCCGGGAGCTCCCAGCCCGGCTTCCCCCCGGGAGTGCAACAGCGATGGAGAGTCCAAAACTTCGGCGGCATCATCCCCCTACAGCGAGTTTGAGGAGACGGGCAGCTAG